A single window of Mugil cephalus isolate CIBA_MC_2020 chromosome 1, CIBA_Mcephalus_1.1, whole genome shotgun sequence DNA harbors:
- the LOC125017539 gene encoding la-related protein 4 isoform X1, with translation MSSDRSGDPPPLLQEEEEEADPGPETGGKDEAPPGSEGGSGGMVTSKGAGLNPNAKVWQEMPVAPSEAVTSSSHWPPSDISEGYSEPSSAGCKQYTVGFTALDDGSSTATAEIAVNGMDPPELGFSPAESTTGTSADSKTEEQPVSSENLRESLKKELEFYFSRENLSKDLYLMSQMDSDQFVPIWTIASMEGIKVLTTDMDLILDVLRSSPMVQVDEKGEKVRPNHKRCIIILREVPETTPVEEVESLFKNDNCPKVISVEFAHNNNWYITFQSDTDAQQAYKYLREEVKTFQGKPIMARIKAINTFFAKNGYRSMDSSLYTQQSQSQSQYSSPLYMQHVYPQQQYPVYGIVPPTWTPSPTPYFETPLAPFPNSSFVNGFGSAGHYKTNSSSLNITRPFNRNRVPLYSRKNVINAFRNHVKPPARTGEVAPASITPVPLESLTGLRSPQPPAQVAAATTTNPVQTAADLSSAFSHLSSSSSSLDPSDDGGIAGRGRRSTNYRGTRRRREDERLTRPVPLADVKVSQPKFDLAATNFPPLPGCVVSTQGEPVLENRMSDVVRGLYRDKTEQANKEATVSAGSGQAPVTEEPVAVSSPALAPVKSATQPLAPSVPGIPRQEKRVERPEPPAPKATPRTPVQTTVNSSPSTQPVPNSRPQPPAASTPATPSTPAPATATMPTPAQEPRKLSYAEVCQRPPKDPPPPAAPAPASSGTASGQPLRELRVNKAEELGSGSGPGDKQEKGHDREGPWECKESRPPRERDSQGYYRSNGPRGSGGLKFRDQRRPPPARRSSPQGGYRHTGKEQNIPPVSPK, from the exons ATGAGTTCAGACCGGAGCGGAGatccgccgccgctgctgcaggaggaggaggaggaggctgatcCCGGACCGGAGACCGGGGGGAAGGACGAGGCTCCTCCGGGGAGCGAGGGAGGGTCAGGCGGCATG GTCACCTCTAAGGGTGCTGGTTTGAACCCAAATGCCAAGGTGTGGCAGGAGATGCCTGTGGCCCCCAGCGAGGCTGTCACCAGCAGTTCTCATTGGCCTCCCTCAGACATCAGTGAAG GTTATTCTGAGCCTTCGTCTGCTGGGTGCAAACAGTACACTGTGGGATTCACGGCCCTGGATGACGGCAGCTCCACAGCAACAGCTGAGATAGCAGTAAATGGAATGGACCCTCCAGAGTTGGGCTTTTCCCCCGCTGAGTCCACAACCGGGACCTCAG CAGATTCCAAAACTGAAGAACAGCCCGTCTCCTCCGAGAATCTACGAGAGTCTCTGAAGAAAGAGCTGGAGTTTTATTTCTCACG AGAGAACCTCTCGAAGGATTTGTACCTGATGTCCCAGATGGACAGCGATCAGTTCGTCCCTATTTGGACTATAGCCAGCATGGAAGGTATCAAGGTCCTCACCACGGACATGGACCTCATCCTGGATGTGTTGAGAT CATCTCCTATGGTACAAGTGGACGAGAAGGGAGAGAAAGTGCGTCCTAATCACAAGCGGTGTATTATCATACTGAGAGAGGTCCCTGAAACCACCCCTGTTGAG GAAGTAGAGTCACTGTTCAAAAATGACAACTGTCCGAAGGTGATAAGTGTCGAGTttgcacacaacaacaactggtaCATCACATTCCAATCTGACACGGATGCTCAACAG GCTTACAAGTATTTGAGAGaggaagtaaaaacatttcagggAAAACCCATCATG GCCAGGATAAAGGCCATCAACACGTTTTTTGCAAAGAACGGCTACCGTAGCATGGACAGCAGCCTGTACACTCAGCAGTCCCAGAGCCAGTCCCAGTACAGCTCCCCCCTCTACATGCAGCACGTCTACCCTCAGCAGCAGTACCCGGTCTACGGCATCGTACCCCCAACCTGGACACCGTCGCCCACACCGTATTTTGAAACTCCTCTG GCACCGTTTCCCAACAGCAGCTTTGTGAATGGCTTTGGCTCGGCTGGACACTACAAAACCAACTCCAGTTCCCTCAACATCACACGCCCCTTCAACAGAAACCG TGTGCCCCTCTATTCAAGAAAGAATGTAATAAATGCCTTCAG AAACCACGTGAAGCCCCCGGCGAGGACGGGCGAGGTCGCCCCGGCGTCCATAACCCCCGTCCCCTTGGAGAGTCTGACCGGCCTGCGCAGTCCGCAGCCTCCCGCTCAGGTTGCTGCGGCGACCACCACTAACCCGGTCCAGACCGCCGCCGACCTGAGCTCGGCCTTCTCGcacctgtcctcctcttcctcgtctttGGACCCCAGCGATGACGGCGGCATTGCGGGACGAGGAAG ACGAAGCACAAACTACAGAGGAACACGAAGGAGGCGAGAAGACGAAAGGCTTACG AGGCCTGTGCCGTTAGCGGATGTCAAGGTTTCTCAGCCCAAGTTCGACTTGGCCGCCACCAatttcccccctctccctggCTGCGTGGTCAGTACGCAGGGGGAGCCAGTGCTAGAAAACCGAATGTCGGATGTTGTTCGTGGTTTGTACAGGGACAAG ACAGAACAAGCCAATAAAGAAGCCACTGTGAGCGCAGGTTCAGGCCAGGCCCCAGTCACAGAGGAACCTGTGGCCGTCTCAAGTCCTGCCCTGGCACCAGTGAAGTCTGCTACTCAACCACTCGCACCTTCGGTCCCTGG CATCCCTCGTCAGGAGAAGAGGGTTGAACGGCCAGAGCCCCCGGCACCTAAAGCAACTCCACGCACACCTGTTCAAACCACCGTCAACTCGTCCCCCTCCACGCAACCGGTGCCTAACTCCAGGCCTCAGCCCCCTGCTGCCTCCACGCCTGCGACCCCCAGCACGCCCGCCCCTGCTACAGCCACCATGCCCACCCCTGCACAG GAGCCCCGCAAACTCAGCTACGCCGAAGTGTGCCAACGGCCACCCAAGGACCCTCCTCCCCCCGCGGCCCCTGCCCCAGCTTCCTCCGGCACCGCGTCGGGCCAGCCGTTGCGCGAGCTGCGCGTGAACAAGGCTGAGGAGCTGGGCTCCGGCAGTGGTCCCGGAGACAAGCAGGAGAAGGGCCACGACAGGGAGGGGCCGTGGGAGTGCAAGGAGAGCCGGCCCCCGCGCGAACGTGACTCACAAGGCTACTACCGCAGCAACGGCCCCCGAGGCTCCGGGGGCCTCAAGTTCCGGGACCAGAGGCGCCCGCCCCCAGCCCGACGCAGCTCCCCCCAGGGAGGCTACAGGCACACTGGCAAAGAGCAGAATATCCCACCAGTATcgccaaagtaa
- the LOC125017539 gene encoding la-related protein 4 isoform X2, translating to MSSDRSGDPPPLLQEEEEEADPGPETGGKDEAPPGSEGGSGGMVTSKGAGLNPNAKVWQEMPVAPSEAVTSSSHWPPSDISEGYSEPSSAGCKQYTVGFTALDDGSSTATAEIAVNGMDPPELGFSPAESTTGTSDSKTEEQPVSSENLRESLKKELEFYFSRENLSKDLYLMSQMDSDQFVPIWTIASMEGIKVLTTDMDLILDVLRSSPMVQVDEKGEKVRPNHKRCIIILREVPETTPVEEVESLFKNDNCPKVISVEFAHNNNWYITFQSDTDAQQAYKYLREEVKTFQGKPIMARIKAINTFFAKNGYRSMDSSLYTQQSQSQSQYSSPLYMQHVYPQQQYPVYGIVPPTWTPSPTPYFETPLAPFPNSSFVNGFGSAGHYKTNSSSLNITRPFNRNRVPLYSRKNVINAFRNHVKPPARTGEVAPASITPVPLESLTGLRSPQPPAQVAAATTTNPVQTAADLSSAFSHLSSSSSSLDPSDDGGIAGRGRRSTNYRGTRRRREDERLTRPVPLADVKVSQPKFDLAATNFPPLPGCVVSTQGEPVLENRMSDVVRGLYRDKTEQANKEATVSAGSGQAPVTEEPVAVSSPALAPVKSATQPLAPSVPGIPRQEKRVERPEPPAPKATPRTPVQTTVNSSPSTQPVPNSRPQPPAASTPATPSTPAPATATMPTPAQEPRKLSYAEVCQRPPKDPPPPAAPAPASSGTASGQPLRELRVNKAEELGSGSGPGDKQEKGHDREGPWECKESRPPRERDSQGYYRSNGPRGSGGLKFRDQRRPPPARRSSPQGGYRHTGKEQNIPPVSPK from the exons ATGAGTTCAGACCGGAGCGGAGatccgccgccgctgctgcaggaggaggaggaggaggctgatcCCGGACCGGAGACCGGGGGGAAGGACGAGGCTCCTCCGGGGAGCGAGGGAGGGTCAGGCGGCATG GTCACCTCTAAGGGTGCTGGTTTGAACCCAAATGCCAAGGTGTGGCAGGAGATGCCTGTGGCCCCCAGCGAGGCTGTCACCAGCAGTTCTCATTGGCCTCCCTCAGACATCAGTGAAG GTTATTCTGAGCCTTCGTCTGCTGGGTGCAAACAGTACACTGTGGGATTCACGGCCCTGGATGACGGCAGCTCCACAGCAACAGCTGAGATAGCAGTAAATGGAATGGACCCTCCAGAGTTGGGCTTTTCCCCCGCTGAGTCCACAACCGGGACCTCAG ATTCCAAAACTGAAGAACAGCCCGTCTCCTCCGAGAATCTACGAGAGTCTCTGAAGAAAGAGCTGGAGTTTTATTTCTCACG AGAGAACCTCTCGAAGGATTTGTACCTGATGTCCCAGATGGACAGCGATCAGTTCGTCCCTATTTGGACTATAGCCAGCATGGAAGGTATCAAGGTCCTCACCACGGACATGGACCTCATCCTGGATGTGTTGAGAT CATCTCCTATGGTACAAGTGGACGAGAAGGGAGAGAAAGTGCGTCCTAATCACAAGCGGTGTATTATCATACTGAGAGAGGTCCCTGAAACCACCCCTGTTGAG GAAGTAGAGTCACTGTTCAAAAATGACAACTGTCCGAAGGTGATAAGTGTCGAGTttgcacacaacaacaactggtaCATCACATTCCAATCTGACACGGATGCTCAACAG GCTTACAAGTATTTGAGAGaggaagtaaaaacatttcagggAAAACCCATCATG GCCAGGATAAAGGCCATCAACACGTTTTTTGCAAAGAACGGCTACCGTAGCATGGACAGCAGCCTGTACACTCAGCAGTCCCAGAGCCAGTCCCAGTACAGCTCCCCCCTCTACATGCAGCACGTCTACCCTCAGCAGCAGTACCCGGTCTACGGCATCGTACCCCCAACCTGGACACCGTCGCCCACACCGTATTTTGAAACTCCTCTG GCACCGTTTCCCAACAGCAGCTTTGTGAATGGCTTTGGCTCGGCTGGACACTACAAAACCAACTCCAGTTCCCTCAACATCACACGCCCCTTCAACAGAAACCG TGTGCCCCTCTATTCAAGAAAGAATGTAATAAATGCCTTCAG AAACCACGTGAAGCCCCCGGCGAGGACGGGCGAGGTCGCCCCGGCGTCCATAACCCCCGTCCCCTTGGAGAGTCTGACCGGCCTGCGCAGTCCGCAGCCTCCCGCTCAGGTTGCTGCGGCGACCACCACTAACCCGGTCCAGACCGCCGCCGACCTGAGCTCGGCCTTCTCGcacctgtcctcctcttcctcgtctttGGACCCCAGCGATGACGGCGGCATTGCGGGACGAGGAAG ACGAAGCACAAACTACAGAGGAACACGAAGGAGGCGAGAAGACGAAAGGCTTACG AGGCCTGTGCCGTTAGCGGATGTCAAGGTTTCTCAGCCCAAGTTCGACTTGGCCGCCACCAatttcccccctctccctggCTGCGTGGTCAGTACGCAGGGGGAGCCAGTGCTAGAAAACCGAATGTCGGATGTTGTTCGTGGTTTGTACAGGGACAAG ACAGAACAAGCCAATAAAGAAGCCACTGTGAGCGCAGGTTCAGGCCAGGCCCCAGTCACAGAGGAACCTGTGGCCGTCTCAAGTCCTGCCCTGGCACCAGTGAAGTCTGCTACTCAACCACTCGCACCTTCGGTCCCTGG CATCCCTCGTCAGGAGAAGAGGGTTGAACGGCCAGAGCCCCCGGCACCTAAAGCAACTCCACGCACACCTGTTCAAACCACCGTCAACTCGTCCCCCTCCACGCAACCGGTGCCTAACTCCAGGCCTCAGCCCCCTGCTGCCTCCACGCCTGCGACCCCCAGCACGCCCGCCCCTGCTACAGCCACCATGCCCACCCCTGCACAG GAGCCCCGCAAACTCAGCTACGCCGAAGTGTGCCAACGGCCACCCAAGGACCCTCCTCCCCCCGCGGCCCCTGCCCCAGCTTCCTCCGGCACCGCGTCGGGCCAGCCGTTGCGCGAGCTGCGCGTGAACAAGGCTGAGGAGCTGGGCTCCGGCAGTGGTCCCGGAGACAAGCAGGAGAAGGGCCACGACAGGGAGGGGCCGTGGGAGTGCAAGGAGAGCCGGCCCCCGCGCGAACGTGACTCACAAGGCTACTACCGCAGCAACGGCCCCCGAGGCTCCGGGGGCCTCAAGTTCCGGGACCAGAGGCGCCCGCCCCCAGCCCGACGCAGCTCCCCCCAGGGAGGCTACAGGCACACTGGCAAAGAGCAGAATATCCCACCAGTATcgccaaagtaa
- the LOC125017539 gene encoding la-related protein 4 isoform X3 — MSSDRSGDPPPLLQEEEEEADPGPETGGKDEAPPGSEGGSGGMVTSKGAGLNPNAKVWQEMPVAPSEAVTSSSHWPPSDISEGYSEPSSAGCKQYTVGFTALDDGSSTATAEIAVNGMDPPELGFSPAESTTGTSADSKTEEQPVSSENLRESLKKELEFYFSRENLSKDLYLMSQMDSDQFVPIWTIASMEGIKVLTTDMDLILDVLRSSPMVQVDEKGEKVRPNHKRCIIILREVPETTPVEEVESLFKNDNCPKVISVEFAHNNNWYITFQSDTDAQQAYKYLREEVKTFQGKPIMARIKAINTFFAKNGYRSMDSSLYTQQSQSQSQYSSPLYMQHVYPQQQYPVYGIVPPTWTPSPTPYFETPLAPFPNSSFVNGFGSAGHYKTNSSSLNITRPFNRNRNHVKPPARTGEVAPASITPVPLESLTGLRSPQPPAQVAAATTTNPVQTAADLSSAFSHLSSSSSSLDPSDDGGIAGRGRRSTNYRGTRRRREDERLTRPVPLADVKVSQPKFDLAATNFPPLPGCVVSTQGEPVLENRMSDVVRGLYRDKTEQANKEATVSAGSGQAPVTEEPVAVSSPALAPVKSATQPLAPSVPGIPRQEKRVERPEPPAPKATPRTPVQTTVNSSPSTQPVPNSRPQPPAASTPATPSTPAPATATMPTPAQEPRKLSYAEVCQRPPKDPPPPAAPAPASSGTASGQPLRELRVNKAEELGSGSGPGDKQEKGHDREGPWECKESRPPRERDSQGYYRSNGPRGSGGLKFRDQRRPPPARRSSPQGGYRHTGKEQNIPPVSPK; from the exons ATGAGTTCAGACCGGAGCGGAGatccgccgccgctgctgcaggaggaggaggaggaggctgatcCCGGACCGGAGACCGGGGGGAAGGACGAGGCTCCTCCGGGGAGCGAGGGAGGGTCAGGCGGCATG GTCACCTCTAAGGGTGCTGGTTTGAACCCAAATGCCAAGGTGTGGCAGGAGATGCCTGTGGCCCCCAGCGAGGCTGTCACCAGCAGTTCTCATTGGCCTCCCTCAGACATCAGTGAAG GTTATTCTGAGCCTTCGTCTGCTGGGTGCAAACAGTACACTGTGGGATTCACGGCCCTGGATGACGGCAGCTCCACAGCAACAGCTGAGATAGCAGTAAATGGAATGGACCCTCCAGAGTTGGGCTTTTCCCCCGCTGAGTCCACAACCGGGACCTCAG CAGATTCCAAAACTGAAGAACAGCCCGTCTCCTCCGAGAATCTACGAGAGTCTCTGAAGAAAGAGCTGGAGTTTTATTTCTCACG AGAGAACCTCTCGAAGGATTTGTACCTGATGTCCCAGATGGACAGCGATCAGTTCGTCCCTATTTGGACTATAGCCAGCATGGAAGGTATCAAGGTCCTCACCACGGACATGGACCTCATCCTGGATGTGTTGAGAT CATCTCCTATGGTACAAGTGGACGAGAAGGGAGAGAAAGTGCGTCCTAATCACAAGCGGTGTATTATCATACTGAGAGAGGTCCCTGAAACCACCCCTGTTGAG GAAGTAGAGTCACTGTTCAAAAATGACAACTGTCCGAAGGTGATAAGTGTCGAGTttgcacacaacaacaactggtaCATCACATTCCAATCTGACACGGATGCTCAACAG GCTTACAAGTATTTGAGAGaggaagtaaaaacatttcagggAAAACCCATCATG GCCAGGATAAAGGCCATCAACACGTTTTTTGCAAAGAACGGCTACCGTAGCATGGACAGCAGCCTGTACACTCAGCAGTCCCAGAGCCAGTCCCAGTACAGCTCCCCCCTCTACATGCAGCACGTCTACCCTCAGCAGCAGTACCCGGTCTACGGCATCGTACCCCCAACCTGGACACCGTCGCCCACACCGTATTTTGAAACTCCTCTG GCACCGTTTCCCAACAGCAGCTTTGTGAATGGCTTTGGCTCGGCTGGACACTACAAAACCAACTCCAGTTCCCTCAACATCACACGCCCCTTCAACAGAAACCG AAACCACGTGAAGCCCCCGGCGAGGACGGGCGAGGTCGCCCCGGCGTCCATAACCCCCGTCCCCTTGGAGAGTCTGACCGGCCTGCGCAGTCCGCAGCCTCCCGCTCAGGTTGCTGCGGCGACCACCACTAACCCGGTCCAGACCGCCGCCGACCTGAGCTCGGCCTTCTCGcacctgtcctcctcttcctcgtctttGGACCCCAGCGATGACGGCGGCATTGCGGGACGAGGAAG ACGAAGCACAAACTACAGAGGAACACGAAGGAGGCGAGAAGACGAAAGGCTTACG AGGCCTGTGCCGTTAGCGGATGTCAAGGTTTCTCAGCCCAAGTTCGACTTGGCCGCCACCAatttcccccctctccctggCTGCGTGGTCAGTACGCAGGGGGAGCCAGTGCTAGAAAACCGAATGTCGGATGTTGTTCGTGGTTTGTACAGGGACAAG ACAGAACAAGCCAATAAAGAAGCCACTGTGAGCGCAGGTTCAGGCCAGGCCCCAGTCACAGAGGAACCTGTGGCCGTCTCAAGTCCTGCCCTGGCACCAGTGAAGTCTGCTACTCAACCACTCGCACCTTCGGTCCCTGG CATCCCTCGTCAGGAGAAGAGGGTTGAACGGCCAGAGCCCCCGGCACCTAAAGCAACTCCACGCACACCTGTTCAAACCACCGTCAACTCGTCCCCCTCCACGCAACCGGTGCCTAACTCCAGGCCTCAGCCCCCTGCTGCCTCCACGCCTGCGACCCCCAGCACGCCCGCCCCTGCTACAGCCACCATGCCCACCCCTGCACAG GAGCCCCGCAAACTCAGCTACGCCGAAGTGTGCCAACGGCCACCCAAGGACCCTCCTCCCCCCGCGGCCCCTGCCCCAGCTTCCTCCGGCACCGCGTCGGGCCAGCCGTTGCGCGAGCTGCGCGTGAACAAGGCTGAGGAGCTGGGCTCCGGCAGTGGTCCCGGAGACAAGCAGGAGAAGGGCCACGACAGGGAGGGGCCGTGGGAGTGCAAGGAGAGCCGGCCCCCGCGCGAACGTGACTCACAAGGCTACTACCGCAGCAACGGCCCCCGAGGCTCCGGGGGCCTCAAGTTCCGGGACCAGAGGCGCCCGCCCCCAGCCCGACGCAGCTCCCCCCAGGGAGGCTACAGGCACACTGGCAAAGAGCAGAATATCCCACCAGTATcgccaaagtaa